Proteins from one Catenuloplanes atrovinosus genomic window:
- a CDS encoding alpha/beta hydrolase gives MADAGRDRFGAPPAGERRGDRIEYRDAFVAQEQGYRPLLLDLIVPADAGGPVPVVLWIHGGGWLNGSPKVTPDWLAGEDHVGRALAAGLAVALPAYRLSREAAFPAPLHDLKSAVRYLRFHAAELGIDPARVGVWGESAGGLLASLVALVTDPALEGTVGVTDGDSSVQAAVIWYGPSELATMRAHQHPRATGDHDADDSPESLLIGAPVTRSPERAAAASPVTYVRADAPPMLLLHGEEDVVVGYRQSVALADRLRAAGARVELGLVPGADHLFGGADLGAQVRRSVAFLRDALRA, from the coding sequence GCGCGCCGCCCGCGGGCGAGCGCCGCGGCGACCGGATCGAGTACCGCGACGCGTTCGTGGCGCAGGAGCAGGGCTACCGGCCGCTGCTGCTCGACCTGATCGTGCCCGCGGACGCCGGCGGGCCGGTCCCGGTGGTGCTGTGGATCCACGGCGGCGGCTGGCTCAACGGCTCGCCCAAGGTGACGCCGGACTGGCTCGCCGGCGAGGACCACGTGGGCCGGGCGCTCGCCGCCGGTCTCGCGGTGGCGCTCCCCGCGTACCGGCTCAGCCGCGAGGCCGCGTTCCCGGCGCCGCTGCACGACCTCAAGTCCGCGGTGCGCTACCTGCGCTTCCACGCCGCCGAGCTGGGCATCGACCCGGCCCGGGTGGGCGTGTGGGGCGAGTCGGCGGGCGGGTTGCTCGCGTCGCTGGTGGCGCTGGTGACGGACCCGGCGCTGGAGGGCACGGTCGGGGTGACCGATGGGGACTCGTCCGTGCAGGCAGCGGTGATCTGGTACGGGCCGTCGGAGCTGGCCACCATGCGGGCGCACCAGCATCCGCGCGCGACCGGGGACCACGACGCGGACGACTCGCCGGAGTCGCTGCTGATCGGCGCGCCGGTGACCCGGTCCCCCGAGCGGGCCGCGGCGGCGAGCCCGGTGACGTACGTGCGCGCGGACGCGCCGCCGATGCTGCTGCTGCACGGCGAGGAGGACGTGGTGGTCGGGTACCGGCAGAGCGTCGCGCTGGCCGACCGGCTGCGGGCGGCGGGGGCGCGGGTGGAGCTGGGCCTGGTGCCGGGCGCGGACCACCTGTTCGGCGGCGCGGATCTGGGTGCGCAGGTGCGGCGGAGCGTGGCGTTCCTCCGGGACGCGCTCCGGGCGTGA